The Rhizobium sp. BT03 genome has a window encoding:
- a CDS encoding YciI family protein, whose amino-acid sequence MFILSLTYRKSNEEADKHMEPHMAWVKEGYAKGWFLASGRKVPRTGGAILAIGDRAAIEAYVAADPFTLHGVAEYDITELAVTTTVEGLEILKR is encoded by the coding sequence ATGTTCATCCTCTCCCTCACCTACCGCAAATCCAACGAGGAAGCCGACAAACACATGGAGCCGCACATGGCCTGGGTGAAGGAAGGTTATGCCAAGGGCTGGTTCCTCGCCTCCGGCCGCAAGGTGCCGCGCACCGGCGGCGCGATCCTCGCAATCGGCGACCGCGCCGCGATCGAAGCCTATGTCGCCGCCGATCCTTTCACCCTCCACGGCGTCGCCGAATACGACATCACCGAGCTCGCCGTGACGACGACGGTCGAGGGACTGGAAATCCTGAAACGCTGA